Proteins encoded within one genomic window of Acidobacteriota bacterium:
- a CDS encoding M28 family peptidase translates to MFSAKSPFAFSCLILSLLGLMTSNLMSCGGSNPTAETSPPVSQPPVTDMEKPFKVEFDAERAFEHVRKQVEFGPRPAGSPAGKQTRDYLVEQLKKVGLKVTLDSFKTGTPLIRMPSVEMHNVIGELPGERDDVIILASHYDTKYFENFRFVGANDGASSTGVLLELARVLAALSPADRKIPQTLWFVFFDGEEAFASWSGTDHTYGSRHLVTKLKADGKLSKVKGLILLDMVGDKDLVIPREMQSSPWMADAIVVSAQQLGYGAHFSRATHYIDDDHLPFLQAGIPAIDLIDFEYGGPDNPYWHTEEDTLDKISPKSLKIVGDTVLHALPKIAAQAR, encoded by the coding sequence ATGTTTTCTGCCAAATCACCATTCGCTTTCTCGTGCTTGATCTTGAGTTTGCTGGGGTTAATGACCAGCAACTTGATGAGTTGTGGCGGGTCAAACCCCACGGCTGAAACCAGTCCACCTGTATCTCAACCTCCGGTGACTGACATGGAAAAACCGTTCAAAGTTGAATTTGATGCCGAGCGGGCGTTTGAACACGTTCGGAAACAGGTCGAATTTGGACCCCGTCCGGCTGGATCACCGGCTGGAAAACAAACCCGTGATTATCTGGTTGAGCAACTCAAAAAAGTTGGGTTGAAGGTCACACTTGACTCATTTAAAACCGGGACGCCACTGATTCGCATGCCTTCGGTGGAAATGCACAATGTGATTGGCGAACTTCCGGGTGAGCGTGACGACGTCATCATTCTTGCCAGCCACTATGACACCAAGTACTTTGAAAACTTTCGGTTTGTCGGTGCCAATGATGGGGCTTCAAGTACCGGAGTATTGCTTGAACTGGCGCGAGTTCTGGCGGCTTTATCGCCTGCCGACCGTAAGATTCCGCAAACCCTGTGGTTTGTGTTCTTTGACGGAGAAGAAGCCTTTGCGAGCTGGTCCGGGACCGATCACACCTATGGCTCACGACATCTGGTCACAAAACTAAAAGCCGATGGAAAGCTTTCAAAGGTGAAAGGTTTGATTTTGCTGGATATGGTGGGAGATAAAGACCTGGTGATTCCTCGCGAAATGCAATCTTCGCCGTGGATGGCTGACGCCATTGTGGTTTCAGCTCAACAGCTTGGGTACGGAGCGCATTTCTCACGGGCAACCCACTACATTGACGACGACCACCTTCCGTTTCTGCAAGCCGGTATCCCTGCCATTGACCTCATTGATTTTGAATATGGCGGACCTGACAATCCATACTGGCACACTGAGGAAGACACCCTCGATAAAATCAGTCCAAAAAGCTTGAAGATTGTTGGTGATACGGTGCTGCATGCCCTGCCGAAGATTGCTGCGCAGGCACGATGA
- a CDS encoding isocitrate/isopropylmalate dehydrogenase family protein, whose product MTYQKIAVIPGDGIGVEVTREALRVLEGVTEKFGLPLVFESFDWGADKYLAEGVTLPEGAVEMFERDFAAIFTGAFGDPRVPDNRHAADILLGLRFKLDLYINLRPIVLLNDWLTPLKGRVLQDLNFVIFRENTEGLYINAGGVLKRGTADEVAIQEEINTRRGVERIIVAAFDYARNHGRTRVTLADKSNLLTYGHDLWRRTFREVALRYPEIDANAQYIDAMAMLMITNPEQYQVIVTNNLFGDILTDLGAGLVGGLGLAASGNIHPGRVSLFEPVHGSAPTIAGKNIANPFGAILTAAMMLEYLGHLDASQAVEHAVIDCIARNEVTVDIGGTLSTSEAGEAVLNLLRN is encoded by the coding sequence ATGACGTACCAAAAGATTGCTGTGATTCCCGGTGATGGCATCGGGGTTGAAGTCACCCGTGAGGCGTTGCGTGTCCTTGAAGGTGTGACTGAAAAATTTGGCTTACCCCTTGTTTTTGAATCATTTGACTGGGGCGCCGACAAGTATCTGGCCGAAGGCGTGACGTTGCCCGAAGGGGCGGTCGAGATGTTTGAACGTGATTTTGCCGCGATTTTCACAGGTGCATTCGGTGATCCGCGCGTGCCAGACAACCGGCATGCGGCTGATATTCTGCTTGGATTGCGGTTCAAGCTTGATCTGTATATCAACTTGCGCCCGATTGTGTTGCTCAACGACTGGCTGACCCCACTCAAAGGGCGAGTACTGCAGGATCTCAACTTTGTGATTTTTCGCGAGAACACCGAAGGGCTTTATATCAACGCAGGCGGTGTGCTCAAACGTGGGACAGCCGATGAAGTCGCCATCCAGGAAGAAATCAACACCCGGCGTGGGGTTGAGCGGATTATCGTGGCCGCATTTGATTATGCCCGGAACCACGGTCGCACCAGAGTCACGCTGGCTGATAAATCAAACCTGTTGACTTACGGCCATGACCTCTGGCGTCGAACTTTTCGCGAAGTTGCCCTGCGCTACCCTGAAATTGATGCCAATGCTCAATATATTGACGCCATGGCGATGCTGATGATTACCAATCCAGAGCAGTACCAGGTGATTGTGACCAACAATTTGTTCGGAGACATTTTAACTGATCTTGGGGCTGGACTGGTTGGTGGTTTGGGGTTGGCGGCATCTGGAAATATTCATCCAGGGCGGGTTTCGCTCTTTGAACCGGTTCATGGCAGTGCGCCAACGATAGCTGGGAAAAACATCGCCAACCCGTTCGGGGCAATTTTGACCGCCGCCATGATGCTCGAATACCTGGGCCATCTTGATGCCTCACAAGCCGTTGAGCATGCCGTAATTGATTGCATTGCCCGTAACGAGGTGACGGTTGACATCGGTGGCACCCTCAGTACCAGCGAGGCTGGTGAAGCCGTGTTGAACTTGCTTCGAAACTGA
- a CDS encoding serine/threonine-protein phosphatase, whose product MTQVLNSSLPQENMLAIRSETNKRDNNEDSFVALSFQIGIDGPPVTVLAVADGMGGYAHGEIISRDALKKYTTTLFSNLAVDHCLNVVSPRALTAGTISEAVLASIEETNSFVVKMINENGWGKAGSTIVTAVIWENWVVAMNLGDSPLFHYQPRTRAFTKITEDHSVAAALARAGVISPDMIQAHEGRSQLQYFLGGTAFPRNYEPIVFRLEPDDMLLLCSDGICGKVSEQALAEIVGQRNLHLGLIADKLVHASEETGETDNQTLILWRCPFAEPVIPGGGQTMVLGSPRVEDDTE is encoded by the coding sequence ATGACACAGGTACTCAATTCCAGCCTTCCCCAAGAAAACATGCTTGCTATTCGGAGCGAAACCAACAAGCGTGACAACAACGAAGACAGCTTTGTGGCGCTGTCTTTTCAAATTGGCATTGATGGACCTCCAGTCACTGTGCTGGCTGTGGCTGATGGAATGGGTGGCTATGCTCATGGTGAAATCATCAGCCGCGATGCGCTCAAAAAATACACCACGACATTGTTTAGCAATCTGGCTGTTGACCACTGTTTAAATGTTGTGTCACCTCGTGCGCTCACGGCTGGGACCATTTCAGAAGCAGTTTTGGCGTCAATTGAAGAAACCAATAGCTTTGTGGTGAAAATGATCAATGAGAACGGCTGGGGAAAAGCTGGTTCAACGATTGTGACGGCTGTGATTTGGGAAAACTGGGTTGTGGCCATGAACTTAGGCGACAGCCCGCTGTTTCATTACCAGCCTCGCACCCGTGCTTTTACCAAAATTACTGAAGATCATTCGGTTGCAGCCGCTCTGGCACGTGCTGGGGTCATTTCACCAGATATGATTCAGGCGCACGAGGGCCGGAGTCAACTCCAGTATTTCCTTGGCGGAACAGCTTTTCCGCGTAACTATGAACCGATTGTCTTTCGCCTGGAACCTGACGACATGTTGTTGCTTTGTTCTGATGGAATCTGCGGCAAAGTTTCAGAGCAGGCGCTGGCTGAAATCGTGGGGCAACGAAATCTGCATTTAGGATTGATTGCCGACAAGCTGGTTCACGCCAGTGAAGAAACCGGTGAAACCGACAATCAGACGTTGATTTTATGGCGCTGTCCCTTTGCCGAACCTGTTATTCCGGGAGGTGGGCAAACGATGGTGCTTGGTTCGCCACGTGTGGAAGACGATACCGAATAA
- a CDS encoding tRNA (cytidine(34)-2'-O)-methyltransferase encodes MLNIVLVEPEIHTNTGNISRTCVCTGASLHLVRPLGFSVDSKQLRRAGLDYWDALNVQYYDNFAQVQETFPQGRFFFASTKARRTYADVSYQAGDFLVFGRETRGLPEELIEANLETAIRIPMLEKARSLNLSNAASIVLYEALRQLGFPNLLTEGQLSKIQG; translated from the coding sequence ATGCTGAACATTGTTCTTGTTGAACCAGAAATTCATACCAATACCGGAAATATCTCGCGCACCTGTGTTTGCACCGGTGCTTCACTGCATCTGGTACGGCCACTTGGGTTTTCAGTTGATAGCAAGCAGTTACGGAGGGCAGGACTTGATTACTGGGATGCGCTCAACGTGCAGTACTACGACAATTTTGCTCAAGTCCAGGAAACCTTTCCACAGGGACGTTTTTTCTTTGCTTCGACCAAAGCCAGACGCACCTATGCCGACGTGAGCTACCAGGCTGGAGATTTTTTGGTTTTTGGCAGAGAAACCAGAGGCTTGCCGGAAGAGTTAATCGAAGCCAATCTGGAAACGGCGATTCGGATTCCAATGCTGGAGAAGGCTCGTTCGCTCAATTTATCCAACGCGGCTTCAATTGTGCTCTATGAAGCACTCCGCCAGCTTGGCTTTCCCAACTTATTGACCGAAGGGCAATTGTCGAAGATCCAGGGCTGA
- the thiO gene encoding glycine oxidase ThiO — protein MKTTDVIVIGGGVIGLAIGRALRQAGLQVTLFERNDQPGGEASWAAAGMLAPQSEATGPGAMLDLCLASRALYPQLAGCLREETGIDIELRQEGTLLPSFSADQHCQLQAFVSWQQSAGLRASLISAAEAFEREPRLSPKLVEAVWLPDDWQVDNRRLTRALITAAYLAGVDIRCNAGSVRLLVENNRVKGVEVGLDRWSAPVVINAAGSWAAQMPAELLRLPRASVRPIRGQMLALEMQPPTLLRHVIRSEAAYLVPRRDGRLVVGATVEDTGFAKHVTAGGVMALLNGVVETVPALADCALIETWAGLRPLAEDQLPILGATDVSGLLCATGHYRNGILLTPITAAVMTSLVTGTVPAIDLTPFSPQRFQ, from the coding sequence ATGAAGACAACCGATGTAATTGTGATTGGTGGTGGGGTCATTGGTCTGGCGATTGGTCGTGCGCTACGACAAGCTGGTCTCCAGGTGACGCTCTTTGAACGCAATGACCAGCCCGGTGGCGAAGCTTCCTGGGCCGCCGCCGGAATGCTGGCACCCCAATCAGAAGCGACGGGGCCAGGGGCGATGCTTGATTTGTGCCTGGCCAGCCGGGCACTCTATCCTCAACTGGCCGGGTGTTTGCGCGAAGAAACCGGAATTGATATCGAACTGCGGCAGGAAGGGACACTCTTGCCTTCGTTTTCAGCCGATCAGCATTGCCAACTGCAGGCTTTTGTTAGCTGGCAGCAATCTGCCGGGTTGCGGGCTTCTCTGATTTCCGCCGCTGAAGCCTTTGAACGTGAACCACGTCTTTCACCCAAACTGGTCGAAGCCGTCTGGCTGCCTGACGACTGGCAGGTTGATAACCGCCGCCTGACGCGTGCGCTGATTACGGCTGCCTATCTGGCCGGAGTTGATATCCGCTGCAATGCTGGAAGTGTTCGGCTCCTGGTTGAAAACAATCGGGTGAAAGGGGTTGAGGTAGGATTGGATCGCTGGTCAGCACCGGTGGTCATTAACGCCGCAGGCAGTTGGGCCGCCCAGATGCCTGCCGAATTACTCCGCTTGCCCAGGGCCAGCGTGCGACCGATTCGAGGGCAAATGCTGGCTCTAGAGATGCAACCTCCGACACTCTTGCGGCACGTAATCCGATCTGAAGCGGCATACCTTGTCCCCCGGCGCGATGGACGGCTGGTGGTCGGCGCCACGGTTGAAGATACCGGGTTTGCCAAACACGTGACTGCCGGCGGGGTGATGGCGTTGCTCAACGGCGTGGTTGAAACGGTTCCGGCGCTGGCTGATTGTGCCTTGATTGAAACCTGGGCCGGGCTGAGACCGCTGGCTGAAGACCAATTGCCAATTCTTGGGGCCACCGACGTTTCCGGGTTACTCTGTGCCACCGGGCATTAT
- the hutH gene encoding histidine ammonia-lyase, protein MFIDGHSLTLEAMVRAVQGREPVELSPEARTRVEAANQVVRHILETGRVVYGINTGFGKLSDFTIPMEDLRALQLNLVRSHCCGIGNPLPEDEVRAMLLLRANVLAKGFSGVRPVVIDTLLQMLNRGVHPMIPEKGSVGASGDLAPLSHLALGAIGEGECFYQGHRMPTAEALRQAAIEPLVLEAKEGLALLNGTQAMAAVGGLALSKLEKLADIADVIGALSLDALRGTLVAFDPRIQSVRAHAGQGQVAARFRQLLEGSLIRESHKDCRRVQDAYSLRCIPQVHGAVRDVLAHARQVLEIEFNSATDNPLVFPDTGEVISGGNFHGEPVAFALDYTAMAASELGSLSERRLERLVNPDLSEHPAFLAKHPGLNSGLMIVQVAAVALCAENKILAHPASVDSLPTSANKEDHVSMGMTSAVKLRSIVENVESILAMELLGAAQAIDFLDPLKTSPILQKVHGFVRQHVPFIETDVYLHPLMTRLKANLIDLHQLVETDLLKKTG, encoded by the coding sequence ATGTTCATTGATGGTCATTCGTTGACGCTTGAGGCAATGGTTCGCGCCGTTCAGGGTCGTGAACCGGTTGAGCTCTCCCCCGAAGCTCGAACCCGTGTTGAAGCCGCCAATCAGGTGGTTCGGCACATTCTCGAAACTGGTCGTGTGGTGTATGGCATCAACACTGGTTTTGGCAAACTCTCTGATTTTACCATTCCGATGGAAGACCTCCGCGCACTCCAGCTCAATCTGGTGCGCTCGCACTGCTGCGGGATTGGAAACCCGCTGCCGGAAGATGAAGTCCGCGCCATGCTTTTATTGCGGGCAAATGTTCTGGCCAAAGGCTTTTCCGGTGTGCGTCCGGTGGTGATTGATACGCTGCTTCAGATGCTCAACCGGGGCGTTCATCCCATGATTCCTGAAAAAGGATCGGTTGGCGCCAGTGGTGATCTCGCGCCGCTGTCACATCTGGCCCTTGGCGCGATTGGTGAAGGCGAATGTTTTTATCAGGGTCACCGAATGCCTACCGCCGAAGCGTTGCGCCAGGCTGCAATTGAACCACTCGTCCTGGAAGCCAAAGAAGGACTCGCGTTGCTCAACGGCACGCAGGCCATGGCTGCTGTCGGTGGGTTGGCCTTGAGCAAACTGGAAAAACTGGCTGACATTGCCGATGTGATTGGCGCGCTTTCACTTGATGCCCTGCGTGGAACGCTGGTGGCGTTTGATCCGCGAATTCAATCAGTTCGCGCCCATGCCGGTCAGGGACAGGTGGCCGCCAGATTTCGCCAGTTGCTCGAAGGAAGTCTCATTCGTGAATCACACAAAGACTGTCGTAGAGTCCAGGATGCGTACAGCTTGCGGTGTATCCCGCAGGTTCACGGCGCGGTGCGTGATGTCCTGGCCCATGCCCGGCAGGTCCTTGAAATCGAATTCAACAGTGCCACCGATAACCCGCTGGTGTTTCCCGATACGGGTGAAGTCATTTCTGGTGGGAATTTCCATGGCGAACCGGTGGCCTTTGCACTTGATTACACCGCAATGGCGGCCTCCGAACTGGGCAGCCTTTCCGAACGCCGCCTTGAACGACTGGTCAACCCTGATTTGTCAGAGCATCCAGCATTTCTGGCCAAACATCCCGGCTTGAATTCCGGACTGATGATTGTTCAGGTGGCAGCCGTGGCACTGTGTGCTGAAAACAAAATCCTTGCCCATCCGGCGTCGGTTGATTCCCTGCCGACTTCGGCCAACAAGGAAGATCACGTTTCAATGGGCATGACCAGCGCCGTCAAGTTGCGCTCCATTGTCGAAAACGTCGAATCCATTCTGGCAATGGAACTGCTTGGCGCCGCCCAGGCAATTGATTTTCTCGACCCGCTGAAAACCAGCCCTATCCTCCAAAAAGTCCACGGTTTTGTACGCCAGCACGTCCCCTTTATCGAAACAGACGTGTACCTGCACCCACTGATGACCCGGTTAAAGGCAAACTTGATAGACCTTCATCAACTGGTTGAAACCGATTTGCTGAAGAAGACGGGCTGA